The region CGTGCCGGCGGGTGTAGTCGGAATTGGCGATGACGAAGTCGCCCTTGGTCATCACCGCATTGTACCAGCGCTTGAGGCCGGATTTGGCGTTGTAGACCCCGTGATAGGTGGCCACGAGCGGGGTCTTGGTCGTCTGCGCGGCCCATAGGGCGCTGAAGGCCGGGGCTCGCGAGCGGACATGGACCAGGTCCACCTTCTCGCGCCGGATCAGGTCCACCAGCCGCGAGGCGTTGCCCAGCATGACCAGCGGGTTCTTGGACTGCATCGGCATCTGGGCCAGGCGTCCGCCTTCGGCCGTGAGCTTCTGAGCCATGCGCCCGCCCCGCGTGGCGACCAGGGCCGTGCCGCCGGCCGCGATCACCGCATTGGCCACGTCCAGGGTGGTCTGTTCCGCGCCGCCGGTTTCAAGTTCCGGCGTCACCTGCAACAGGGTGAAATCGGGTGGCAGGGCCAAGGAGTTGCGTCCAGCTTCGCCTCTGCCGTTTCACGCAGGCGTAGAGGCGGGTAAGTCAGGTAGCCGCCGTTACTAATCAAAGAGCCCCGTTAACGCCATGACCGAATCATCCGGACGCCTGGAACCTGTGGACGGGGCGCCGCTGGCGTGGCGGCGCGTGTCCGGGGCGGGGCCGACGGTGGTCTGGCTGGGCGGCTTCATGTCGGACATGAGCGGGACCAAGGCCCAGGCCCTGGCCGACTGGGCGACGGCCAAGGGGCGGTCCTTCGTGCGCTTCGACTATTTCGGCCATGGCGAGTCCGAGGGCGCGTTCCGGGACGGGACCATCACCCGCTGGCGCGAGGACGCATTGGCGGTGATCGACCAGTTGACGACGGGGCCGGTGGTGCTGGTGGGCTCGTCCATGGGCGGCTGGATCTCCTGCCTGGCGGCGGCGGCGCGGCCTGAACGGGTCAAGGCCATGGTGTTGATCGCCCCGGCGCCGGACTTCACCGAGAAGCTGATGATCCCGGAGTTTCCGCCCGAGGCGCATGAAGCCCTGGCCCGCGACGGCGTGTGGATGCGGCCGTCGGAGTACGGCGATCCCTATCCGATCACCCGCCAGCTGCTGGAGGATGGCGCCCGCTGGTCGATCCTGCCCGGGCCGGTGAATGTGGCGGTTCCGGTGCGCATCCTGCAGGGCGGCCAGGACCCCGACGTGCCGTGGATGCACGCCCTGACCCTGGCCCACGCGATCCGGTCGGACGACGTGGTGTTCAGCCTGATCAAGGACGGGGACCATCGCCTGTCGCGGGACCAGGATATCGCGCGCCTGATCGCGGCGGTGGAGGAGCTGGTTTGAGACTTTCCCTTTTGTCGGCGGCGCTCGCCTGCGTAAGTGTGCTGGCTGTCGCCGGCTGTTCCCAACCCGAGCCCTACGCCCCCGAGCTGGAGGTCTGCGTGCAGGACCCGGCGGGGCTGGAGGCGTTCAAGGGCCTGTTGAAGGGCTATGCGGACGCTGAGGGCATGACCTTCGCCGACAGCAGTCGGGAGACGGCGCCGTCGGGTCCGTCGCGCCCGGTCGTCCAGATCGCCGTCGAGAAGGACGGGGCGGGCCTGGCGGCGGGCAACACCGGCCTGGCGTTCTATCAGCTGGCGATCGGCTTTTCGGGGGCTAAGGCGGAGCGGGAGAAGCTGTCGGCCGATGTGGTGCGTCTGTTGGAGCGACGCTGGACGGTCGAGCCCGTGGGCGAGGGCGGCCTGGTGATCGATCCGGAGTGCGGGCGGTACGCGAACTGGAAGGGGTAGGTTCCCCCTTCTCCCTCGATGGGAGAGGGGCCGGGGATGAGGGTGCTTTGCATTCCGTTAGTTCGTCATCCTCGCCCTTGTGGCGAGGATCCAGACACGGCTGAGGTCAGGGGTTCGTGAGGCGGAGGTTGCTGCGCTCTTCCGGCCTACGCGGAGTTTCTGGGCCCTAGGCACAAGGCCTAGGGTGACGGGTTGTGATATTGACGTTCCGCGCTCTCACCCGCCAGCCTTCAGGATCGCCGCCAACCCCTCTCGGTACGTCGGAAACTGCGGCAGCCAGCCCAGCTCCGCCTTGGCGCGGGCGTTCGAGACGCGTTTGCTTTCGGCGTAGAAGCGCAGGGCGGCGGGGGGGAGTTTTTCCGGGTCGAAGAGGGTTTCGGGCGGGGGCTCGACACCCAGCAGTTTCGCGGCGTGGGTGACCACGTCCTGCGGGGGGCAGGGCTCGTCGTCGCACAGGTTGTAGCGGCGGCCGGCGCGAGGGCGTTCGATGGAGGCCGCCAGGGCGGCGGCGATGTCGTCCACGTGGATGCGCGAGAAGACCTGGCCCGGTTTGACCATGCGGCGGGCGGTTCCGTCGCGCAGGCGGTCGAAGGCGCTGCGGCGGGGGCCGTAGATGCCGGGCAGGCGGAAGGCCTGGACGGTGAGGCCCATGCCGCGGCCGACCTGCATCCAGTCGCGCTCGGCGGCCACGCGGCGGGCGCCCTCGGGCGAGCTGGCGGGCAGGGGGCTGGTCTCAAAGGCCCAG is a window of Caulobacter sp. NIBR2454 DNA encoding:
- a CDS encoding alpha/beta fold hydrolase; its protein translation is MTESSGRLEPVDGAPLAWRRVSGAGPTVVWLGGFMSDMSGTKAQALADWATAKGRSFVRFDYFGHGESEGAFRDGTITRWREDALAVIDQLTTGPVVLVGSSMGGWISCLAAAARPERVKAMVLIAPAPDFTEKLMIPEFPPEAHEALARDGVWMRPSEYGDPYPITRQLLEDGARWSILPGPVNVAVPVRILQGGQDPDVPWMHALTLAHAIRSDDVVFSLIKDGDHRLSRDQDIARLIAAVEELV
- a CDS encoding SDR family oxidoreductase, which encodes MKLLTFGHGYTARALATRLSPSGWTTTAVARDAGKAADLRALGVEAVAGDDRPALVAALKGVSAILISAPPTAEGCPGLNTLVPALAEANAFPDWIGYLSTTGVYGDLGGGWAFETSPLPASSPEGARRVAAERDWMQVGRGMGLTVQAFRLPGIYGPRRSAFDRLRDGTARRMVKPGQVFSRIHVDDIAAALAASIERPRAGRRYNLCDDEPCPPQDVVTHAAKLLGVEPPPETLFDPEKLPPAALRFYAESKRVSNARAKAELGWLPQFPTYREGLAAILKAGG